TACTTTTGTTTGTATAAATGTCATTTCTCAAAAGTATACAGCGTCACGTTGCAGAATTAACACGATAAATGCAAGACGTCAGTCTAAGAAATTATGATACATATGCACATTTCCCATAAATTCTACTCATGGCTTAAAGCATATATATTCCAAGCCAAATTAAAATCCCAGCGCAAAAACTGTCAAACTTAATCACAAGAATCTATTAATATTAATTCAAGATTTACTCGTAGTTCCAATAAATTCCTTTTATAACGAAGTAGGTTTAAAAGATACTTGCAATGGTCTCTGCAGTGCATCGAAGATTCCTTATGGATGCAATGATAATGATTTTGATCTTCCGGGCTTTTAAATCATCCTAGcctagtacatgtaccatatattGGGCAATATTTAGTGTAAGACCGTATAGTGTAGAATCAAACAATCGATCCGTTTTCTCGGTCTTTCTATATTCTAAACATCAAATTGAACTGCATTTTGTTCTGATTTTCATTCAGATTGTCAAAGTAAAAGAATAAACTGAATAACAcagttttattttgacaatagtAAACATACTCATCAAAAGTTAACCTATTACATCTATTCCGTctatttttctggaaaaaaaagaatagaaaagaaaaaaattaaaataaaatgaagtcCGAAGCACCAAATTTAAGAGTTTCGCTAATAATGTAACTAAGCTTTTCAagtaattttacaaaaacaaaattaaaacaacattttaatctCTTTAtcacaatatttatatatattgataactCACTTAACATCTGCTTCACACACAAATCTATATGCTCGTTTGCAGTCAACATCAATCCATTTTCCATGAACACTCTTATCTAGAGCGACGCAGTTTTCTCCGGTGTGTCCGTTCGGTTCTCCTGGAAACCATCCATTCACTTGTATGACGTTCTGATTGGAGGAGTAAATCCATCTATCTTCCTCTATCATGTCGGATATACCAATCCAAAAGCTGGAAGCTGTAGTATAAATGGAAAAGCAAATGAAAGAGGTAAGAAAATTTGATTTGAGATGTAACATGTTCAACAAAACCTGACCTTTTTGccgtttgtatttttcaaatattacgATAACTACGATTATTGTACTTACGATAGACTTGGCTGTGACTTATCAGAAAGTGTGATTCAGCGTCGGTCAATGGTTCTGCTAGCTTTGAGTGAAACACATAACAAAGTCCCTGCAACAGAGTAACCATTAAGGTCATAAAATGGCTATGAAATTGTCAGCGACAAAAAAACGTACATGGAATGTTAACGTtgctttaattgaaaaaaaaccaagagcCCATATGCCAGATCGCTCTCCTAAACAATAGTTCATTGTCTAGTAATTtagtttgtaaatattttcagataTATTTCAAAGATGATACATTGATACCCTCTCGGGGTCCAAGTATTAGTCTTTGATCAcagtttaaacaattaaaaatctacccTTTCTAagaatgcttgcatagtaattgtagcattgtacttattgagaaaaagattttttaacattttagcttcataattctatgtaaaacttgggGCCCCAAGTATAAGCCCGGGATTTACAATTTCAACAATTCAGAATTTACATTATTTGATTATCTGAGGATGATTGCATAGTGATCTCAACAATTGTAGCTGtgtagttcttgaaaagaaatttttaaatattatcgcTATTTTTTCCTagtatattaaattttgaacccctacTGATGGCCCAAATTTTccaataaataatatacattaatTGAGGtaatagtaatctcacaaatgtTATCATTGTAgttcttgttaaaaaaatgtccTAAAcaatttccctatatatttttatgttaaacttaaAAACTCTCTAAACGTTCCAGTTTAAGTTTAGGGtcactatttaaaaaatttaaaatctgcattttatttatttgcatatttgcatagtaatctcaaaATTTGTAGcattctggttcttgagaagattttttttaaacattttcccttacttatttctatgataaataattaacacctcttggggccaaAGTATTAATCTGGGAGTCACTACtctaacaatttaaaatttacattataggAAGTGTTTGCAtagttatataaaaaattgtagcattgttgttctggagaagaaaattttaaacattttccctaaatgtttctatgttaaacttggaATCCTTTTTTGGGGGCCCAGGTATTGGTACGGGGGTCACAacttaaacaatttagaattaacATTATAGGAGGATGcttgcataataatctcacaaaATGTAGCATTTTAGTCcataagaaaatttttaaatattttctgtattaattttatgataaacTTTTAACCCTTCCTGGGGCCAATTTTTAGTCTGGGAGTCACGATTGTAAGAATTTAGAATGTTCACATTACAgacaagctttggtgtaaatattggcatttcttgTGCAGTGATTTTCAACATTctgaagaagattttcaaagatattcACCCTTTATTTCactgttttgcaattatctccCCTACAAAATGgttgtgccctttatttttaaaattccccTTTCTATAAGAATTCTTTGTATTAAGTTAGAGAACaagtaagaaatgtaaaaaCAGACGGAAAGACTGACGAACGACGGACAACTGATGATTAGAAAAGCTCAGTTGAACCATTGgtttaggtgagctaaaatgttttaatttatttattttgttcataacaattttattatttttctttaaaagtaagGATTCGATACTTGAGTGTGAAGAATAATTTAAGTATTGTTTGATGAATAGTTGAACATAATGTggccattttatttttaataactgtTTGCTCTGACAATGCCTGTGTTTCTATACAATGCCATTTTAACATACCTCTGCTTCCCCCCCAAGATCGGGAGTCATGGCTGAACCAGTAGCATTTGTTCTGAAACTGAATCCATCCTACATTACATCCAACACCTGTATATCAATGGattcaaatatatgaaaaaatctATGTTTTCATTTATAGTTTATATAAGCAACATCGTATTTCAAAGgtgtgtaaatatttcatttgcatCCCtgttatcagaaaaaaatcgAAGGGTTGCCtttaaagggagataactcacggATTCTCATTATGGCGCAGGACAAACTTCCCTTTATTTCATATATGATGTCAAAATCTATATAACGTTATTAttgatttcagatttttttttatttcgcggggttttgttgtttacattaaaaaagtaaCCGCTAGAACACaggcattttatcaattttcaaagaaaCGGTGTCAGCAAAATATGGTTTTAAATACTGTTTTAGAAACACCATAGTACACATATACTAAGTTAAGTGTTTCCAAACATCGGTGGACTAGGAGAGGATTAGATTACTAGATGTTTACATTATATCAgtctaaaattttgaattttgtaccaAATTATTACTATGATATGAATAGTGACATTGTTCTCGaacatttaaagcataaataatccCCTTAATAGTCACACATAAATGTACGTATTTTacgaaattatttacaattcatCAACTTAATAGTTTAAAATCATTAACTTTAACCTTTCGTAGTTATAAAATAGGTCTGccaaaatatattgaattttttaagaaaaagactTTAGTATTGTAAACTATTAGTATATGTTACTTTCgtacaattattaaaaaatgcaagctGCAACCTTTACcggaatgaaaaaaaaccaatacaACACTTACAATGAATTTGTTTGATCGAACAAACTAAAGCGACAATAACAAACACAGCATTAATCGTCATGGCTTATATAAATCATTCCCAGAATCGCTGTGAAGTCAGTATGTATGCAAAGTTGAGATAAGAGTGTCTGTACTACAAAGGATTATAAGGTCACTATCATCGACCTCTGAAGTGAGTTGTCTTTACTATTAACCCCCCGCCCCTTAAATAACCCATTGCAAAGAAAAAGACAGTACTAGTAAAACccattgataaaaataaaaaataaaggtgtTTTGGGgtaacaataaaataatattttaaaatttaagtaaaaacaccaaaacaacacacacacacacacacacacacacacacacacacacacacacacacacacacacacacacacacacacacacaacaatATATCACACGAAACACTTCAAAGATAGAAAATAGCGAAcacattaaataattatttatatataggaTTATCTAGATTCATCTAAACatttcttttctaaaatttacTACAGTGTTAGTTGCATTTACGCATTTGACATATAAATACGAGGGTTGCCCAAAACGTTTGTTGACAATCGTAGTTTTGTCATTTTGATttggtttatatatacatattgtatatcttaatatttgtaattaaatgtagactgagcactaGACGCGTTTAGTTAAACATCAGCTAATGATTtgattcaaatatattttgttcCATACAAATCAAAGTGCACTGTTTTAAATCTACGctcggtcacaccgtttacatatttaaattattttaacgcAATAGACCATGTATAAAGATATCTCTAAAATTTCAATTAGTTATATCAAGATTGTCCATATCAACGTGTATTTAAACATAAACTTTAGGTACAAGTATGTATTTTCTGCTTTGTTCGGTACCTTCCGACCCTTAGCCTTGACATGCAGTGAAGAAATGCTTAGacattgaagaaaaagaaatggcaatatgaaaccaaaaaaaaaaaacaacaacaacaaaacaaccaactatttctttaaaatgcttaatgGCTATAAAACCCTCGATTTCATAAAGGAAATGATCATATCTTCATAAAATCATATCAAGTCGTTTTATATTCCTAACTATCTAATATCATATtatcatttcttaaaaattttatttagatgtgcatttacacatatattttaaagttcTCTGAACTCATGTCAAATCATAATTCTAAATCTCTgcaaaaaatgtgtttatttatttctaatattttCGATTCACATTTCTCACAGAATCACTATTCACTAGTTTCACACTGAACACGAATTTATACGGTTTGCCTACGATTACATGAACTTCAGGTTTCCATCTGTCTTGAATATTGCCTCTACCTTTCAATCCTCTGTTTCGTATTAAGACCTTGTCACCAATCTATAGTTCTTTTTCCGATTTTCCAGCTCCATATCTCTGCTTTTTTTGCCATTTCGTTTTTGTTGAGTTCTTCTCTGGCTCTGATGCAAGCAAACAAAAGTTTCTCGGAATGTAAATCCACCCATCTCTCAAGGTTGATTAAATTTGACAGTTTggtacttaaaaaaatcaatatgcaaGTTTGGTTGTCGTACATACACCAGGTAGTAAGGGGAATAACCAGTCGATGCGTTTGgtgtaaaattatatgaatacaCTAACTCTTAAATGTATTTTGGTCACTTACGTTTCCTGGCTGGTGGTAAAGAGCAAAGCAAGTCGTGTGACGTTCTGTTGAAGCGTTCGCATTGCCCGTTGCCCTGAGGACGATATGCTGTAGTTCTAGTCTTCTTGATGTTGTAAAGGGAAAACATGTGTTGAATTATATTAGCTTCAAAGCACTTTTCTGATAGGGGTGAATACGCCTACATACACCAAATATACAAAAGAATTGTCTTACTATAGCACTTTCGCTACAGTTTAGTTAAACAATGGAATGCTTTATTTGGTGATTAATGCGGggtatgaaggtggcgacagtgcagaaaaaatgtatttttttttataaaaaaataagttacaAATAACAGGATCTTCATCCGCAATGGTATCGCCCAACTTTTTGAACCACATTTCGACAAGCAATGTgtacaaatttattttgaaaagacaTAACATCATAATGTTTAACCAATGATTCCGTCCATTtccctgtaaaaaaaaaagaagaaaaattacattaaacaagaggcccatgggccacatcgctcacctgaacagcagttccttgtaacattacatttcgtagcatatgctttttctattttaaacattgaacccctttctggggacccagttatggtccgaggtttatggttggcttgaacaacataaatagtaacataggaattaaaatgtgtagcactgcggtgggaccgcacgtacacaacctgaaaaagaagagaagagttccacttcaagaggaataactctcagactatACAGAACagcaagaaagataactcttggttccactacattagagtttacacaatttgaggatccttgcaaagtaatctcacaaactgtagcattatagttctcgagaaaaactttttaaaaacattttcaatatatctttctatgttaaactttgaacccctcttggggccacagtattagtccagtgctaaagttttaattatttggaatctacattatttaaggatgcttgcatagttatctcacaagctgaagcattatagttccctagaaaaaattttttcaacattttccctctatatttctatgctaatttaaactttgaacacctcttggggccccagtattagattgaggtcacggcttttttaatttcgaatctacactatttgagggtgcttacgtagttatctgacaaattgatgcattgtagttctcgaaaagaagatttttaaacattttccatatataccggtacttctacatttaactttaaacccatcttgggtccctagtattagtccaagggtcactattttaaaactgttgaaccttcattatccaaggttgt
This portion of the Magallana gigas chromosome 7, xbMagGiga1.1, whole genome shotgun sequence genome encodes:
- the LOC105326002 gene encoding C-type lectin domain family 3 member A isoform X3; translated protein: MTPDLGGEAEGLCYVFHSKLAEPLTDAESHFLISHSQVYPSSFWIGISDMIEEDRWIYSSNQNVIQVNGWFPGEPNGHTGENCVALDKSVHGKWIDVDCKRAYRFVCEADVKKIDGIDVIG
- the LOC105326002 gene encoding alpha-N-acetylgalactosamine-specific lectin isoform X1, whose translation is MRTLQQNVTRLALLFTTSQETTKLSNLINLERWVDLHSEKLLFACIRAREELNKNEMAKKAEIWSWKIGKRTIDCFRTNATGSAMTPDLGGEAEGLCYVFHSKLAEPLTDAESHFLISHSQVYPSSFWIGISDMIEEDRWIYSSNQNVIQVNGWFPGEPNGHTGENCVALDKSVHGKWIDVDCKRAYRFVCEADVKKIDGIDVIG